Proteins encoded together in one Telopea speciosissima isolate NSW1024214 ecotype Mountain lineage chromosome 4, Tspe_v1, whole genome shotgun sequence window:
- the LOC122657344 gene encoding NADH dehydrogenase [ubiquinone] iron-sulfur protein 5-B-like encodes MASGWGITGNKGRCYDFWTDFSECMSRCKEPKDCALLREDYLECLHHSKEFQRRNRVYKEEQRQIRAAARKAKGGGDGEHDHH; translated from the exons atggcttcTGGTTGGGGAATCACAGGAAACAAGGGAAGATGCTACGACTTCTGGACGGACTTCAGCGAGTGTATGTCTCGTTGCAAGGAACCCAAAGACTGCGCTCTCCTTAGGGAAGACTATCTCGAGTGCCTTCACCACTCCAAAGAG tttcaacGGAGAAACCGGGTTTACAAAGAGGAGCAGCGTCAAATAAGAGCGGCTGCACGGAAGGCCAAAGGAGGTGGAGATGGAGAACACGATCATCATTAG